GAGATTCTCGACGAAACGTCGACGGAAATGTTCGAGGCGATGGCCGAGGACGACGTGAAGGCTTTTCTTGCCGCGAATCCGGATGTCGTGAATAGCGATTAGTGGGCCGTGTACCACTGCTGGTTGAGATTGTCCGTGCCGTTCCAGTCGTCCCAGAGCTGCACGTCGGTGCCGTTCTGGAACAGCACGTTGCGGTCCGCGTCCAGACCGCGTCCGGTCGCCACGCTGCGGATCATGGTGTTGCCGTTCTCCATCGGCTCCATACGCCACTCCTGGTGCTCGGCGCCGGAGCAGTCCCAGAGCCGGACGCGGGTGCCGGGCATGCCCGCGGTCTGGGTGTCCGCGTCCAGGCAGCGTCCGCTCGCCTTGTTCCGGATGGTGCCGCCGTCCGCGTACCAGAGCTGGTTGTCGCCGGTGTGACAGTCCCACAACTGCAGCCGCGTGCCGTTCTTCACGATCATGCCCTTGTCCGCGTCCACGCACTTGTCGTTGTAGACGTTCCGGATCTGGAAGTAGGTGGTGTCATCCGCGTGTGCGGGTGAGGAGAGCGCGAGAGAGAGCCCGGCGAGCGAGAGGGATGCGGCGAGGAGGAGGGTAGAATTCGCAATTCTCGTCATGCCGGGAAGGCTACCGGTAATGGTGCCCGCGCAATTGCCGTATCGACGAACAGGTCTATGATGGACGGGCTTTCCGGTGGGCATGGCCGGAAAGCGCGCGGTCGGCCGTGGCGATGTCAGGAGCGGGTGAGTGGCCGCCACTCCAGCGGTGTGGACAGGATCATGGTGCTGGACGGCGGCCCGTACCGGCCGAGCCGGTCGATCACCCGCTCGAACGCGACCATCGACGCGGCCGCGACGCGCAGCATGCAGCACGTGTCGCCGGTGACGCGGTGGATCTGCAGGATCTCCGGCCAGGTCGCCACGTCCGGGTCGCGCAGCACGCAGAGCGGCCCGTAGCAGGACATCCGGATCAGCGCCAGCACGCTGCGTCCGGCCCGCGCCGGGTCGATGTGCGCGTGGTAGCCGGTGATCACGCCGGACTCCTCGAGGCGTCGCACCCGCTCGGCTACGGCCGGCGCGGACAGGTGCACCCGCCGGGACAGCTCGGAGTAGGACAGCCGGGCGTCGGCCTGGAGCTCGCCGAGGATCGCCCAGTCCATGTCGTCCATACGCACTTTCCGTTCGTAAGGTCGATCGCAAGATCAGGTTATGAAAGCAAGGTAGATGCCGGGAAGGACCAGCGACAAGGCATTCCGGAAAGCCGGAGCGCGGAGGAATCATTGACCGCGTGATCGAGACCCGGACCGCGGCCCAGCGTGACGCCAGGGCCGCCGCGAACGCCGGCGAGCCGACGACGACGTTCGCCGGCCGCGTGCCCTACGACGCCTACGTGCACGCCACCACGCTGCACTCGCTGCAGCGCACGCTCAGCGGTGAGCCGGGCGAGATGTCGTTCCTGATGGTCAGCCAGATCATGGAGCTGTACTTCGGCCTCACCCGGTTCGAGCTGGCCGGCGCGCGCGACCTGATCAGGAAGGA
This genomic window from Catenuloplanes niger contains:
- a CDS encoding RICIN domain-containing protein, whose translation is MTRIANSTLLLAASLSLAGLSLALSSPAHADDTTYFQIRNVYNDKCVDADKGMIVKNGTRLQLWDCHTGDNQLWYADGGTIRNKASGRCLDADTQTAGMPGTRVRLWDCSGAEHQEWRMEPMENGNTMIRSVATGRGLDADRNVLFQNGTDVQLWDDWNGTDNLNQQWYTAH
- a CDS encoding Lrp/AsnC family transcriptional regulator, whose translation is MDDMDWAILGELQADARLSYSELSRRVHLSAPAVAERVRRLEESGVITGYHAHIDPARAGRSVLALIRMSCYGPLCVLRDPDVATWPEILQIHRVTGDTCCMLRVAAASMVAFERVIDRLGRYGPPSSTMILSTPLEWRPLTRS